From Pyrenophora tritici-repentis strain M4 chromosome 1, whole genome shotgun sequence, the proteins below share one genomic window:
- a CDS encoding DUF3253 domain containing protein, with the protein MALDDAQREVILRHADRLLSTRAWPKTICPSEIARALSRQELETLDASEWRDTMDAIRELVWEKRAAGEVEVMQKGQLVEAESLEHVRGPIRR; encoded by the exons ATGGCTCTCGACGATGCCCAGCGCGAGGTCATATTGCGCCATGCCGACCGCCTGTTGAGCACAAGGGCCTGGCCCAAAACCATCTGCCCCTCCGAGATCGCTCGCGCCTTGTCACGGCAGGAGCTGGAAACACTTGACGCGTCGGAATGGAGGGACACGATGGACGCCATACGGGAGCTGGTGTGGGAGAAGCGTGCTGCTGGTGAGGTGGAGGTCATGCAGAAGGGCCAATTGGTAGAGGCTGAGAGTTTGGAGCATGTCAGAGGACCGATACGA AGGTGA
- a CDS encoding CynT, Carbonic anhydrase, translated as MTGKEEPKEVRKYLQQSHDRIFENNKKWAEEMKAKKPEFFSDLSAGQAPEYLWIGCSDSRIPAEAITGLQPGEMFIHRNIANLVCNIDLNVMSVVNYAVRHLKVKHIIVCGHYGCGGVKAAMTPKDMGLLNPWLRNIRDVYRLHQKEIDDVVANGGTEDDKYNKLVELNVYEQCRNIIKTAAVQQCWAENEFPVVHGWVFGFEDGLLKDLKFDHEGQLRDIQKIYNLTDAA; from the exons ATGACTGGAAAGGAAGAACCAAAGGAGGTGCGCAAGTACCTGCAGCAAAGCCATGACCGCATCTTTGAGAACAACAAGAAGTGGGCCGAGGAGATGAAGGCGAAGAAGCCAGAGTTCTTCTCCGACCTGAGCGCTGGCCAGGCGCCCGAGTATCTATGGATTG GCTGCTCCGACTCGCGCATTCCCGCCGAAGCCATCACGGGTCTCCAACCCGGTGAGATGTTCATCCACCGCAACATTGCCAACCTCGTCTGCAACATTGACCTCAACGTCATGTCGGTCGTAAACTATGCTGTGCGCCATCTGAAAGTCAAGCACATTATCGTATGCGGACACTACGGCTGCGGCGGTGTCAAAGCTGCTATGACACCCAAAGACATGGGCCTCTTGAACCCCTGGCTACGAAACATCCGCGACGTATACCGCCTACATCAAAAGGAGATTGACGATGTGGTTGCAAACGGTGGCACAGAAGACGACAAGTACAACAAGCTGGTTGAGCTGAACGTGTACGAGCAGTGCCGCAACATCATCAAGACGGCGGCGGTGCAGCAGTGCTGGGCCGAGAATGAGTTCCCCGTTGTTCACGGATGGGTGTTTGGGTTTGAAGATGGATTGCTGAAGGATCTGAAATTCGATCATGAGGGTCAGCTGAGGGATATCCAAAAGATTTACAATCTTACGGATGCTGCATAG
- a CDS encoding LytE, LysM repeat protein, with product MPLGTGLPGSPNMTIPAFPVTSIMGSMTVSFKPFGSTAAVSAPSAAPGTATITIKPGDTLESITKANNVGICDLVKANEIVDPDMVLSGETLVVPNEKGDPGDMSCLVHEY from the exons ATGCCTCTCGGCACCGGTCTACCTGGTTCTCCCAACATGACGATACCAGCCTTTCCCG TCACCAGTATCATGGGGTCGATGACGGTTTCGTTTAAGCCGTTTGGTTCGACAGCTGCAGTGTCAGCTCCATCAGCGGCTCCCGGCACAGCAACAATAACTATCAAACCGGGCGACACGCTTGAATCCATAACCAAAGCGAATAACGTGGGCATATGCGATCTTGTAAAGGCGAATGAGATTGTAGATCCGGATATGGTTCTTTCGGGGGAGACGCTGGTTGTACCGAACGAGAAGGGGGATCCAGGGGACATGAGTTGTTTGGTTCATGAGTATTGA